A genomic window from Macaca mulatta isolate MMU2019108-1 chromosome 19, T2T-MMU8v2.0, whole genome shotgun sequence includes:
- the DENND1C gene encoding DENN domain-containing protein 1C isoform X1 codes for MESRAEGGSPAVFDWFFEAACPASLQEDPPILRQFPPDFRDQEAMQMVPKFCFPFDVEREPPSPVVQHFTFALTDLAGNRRFGFCRLRAGTQSCLCILSHLPWFEVFYKLLNTVGDLLAQDQVSEAEELLQNLFQQSLSGPQASVGLELGSGVTVSSGQGILPPIPGTSKPLSCFVAPDSGRLPSIPENRNLTELVVAVTDENIVALFAALLAERRVLLTASKLSTLTSCVHASCALLYPMRWEHVLIPTLPPHLLDYCCAPMPYLIGVHASLAERVREKALEDVVVLNVDANTLETTFNDVQALPPDVVSLLRLRLRKVALAPGEGVSRLFLKAQALLFGGYRDALVCSPGQPVTFSEEAFLAQKPGAPLQAFHRRAVHLQLFKQFIEARLEKLNNGEGFSDQFEQEITGCGASSGTIRSYQLWADNLKKGGGALLHSVKAKTQPAVKNMYRSAKSGLKGVQSLLMYKDGDSILQRGGSLRAPALTSRSDRLQQRLPITRHFGQNRPLRPSRRRQLEEGPSEPPGVGTPPLSPEDEGCPWAEEALDGSFLGSGEELDLLSEILDSLSVGAKSAGSLRPSQSLDCCHRGDLDSCFSLPNIPRWQPDDTKLPEPEPQPLSLPSLQSTSSLDATSSSKDPRSQLIPSESDQEIISPSQSSTASADASSRGDPEPSPLTEPLILHLAPSHKAAEDSRTQENPASWLSTAPTEPSPPESPQILAPTKPNFDIAWTSQPLDPSSDPSSLEDPRAQSPKALLAEHAHLQPLKEPGAPNSPATPTSNWQKLQPSSRPRVADLKKCFEG; via the exons ATGGAATCCAGAGCTGA AGGGGGCTCCCCTGCCGTGTTTGATTGGTTCTTCGAAGCGGCCTGCCCCGCCTCCCTGCAGGAGG ATCCCCCCATCCTGCGGCAGTTCCCTCCAGACTTCAGGGACCAG GAAGCTATGCAGATGGTGCCTAaattctgcttcccttttgatgTGGAAAG GGAGCCCCCCAGCCCCGTCGTGCAGCATTTCACCTTCGCCCTCACAGACCTTGCCGGCAACCGCAGATTTGGTTTCTGCCGCCTGCGGGCGGGTACCCAGAGCTGTCTCTGCATCCTCAG CCACTTGCCCTGGTTCGAGGTGTTTTACAAGCTACTGAACACGGTGGGAGACCTCCTAGCCCAGGACCAG GTCTCCGAGGCAGAGGAACTTCTTCAAAATCTGTTTCAGCAGTCCCTGTCTGGGCCCCAGGCCTCAGTGGGGCTGGAGCTG GGCAGCGGAGTGACCGTCTCCAGCGGGCAGGGTATCCTGCCCCCTATCCCGGGAACTAGCAAGCCG CTGTCCTGCTTCGTGGCCCCGGACTCCGGCCGCCTGCCCTCCATCCCTGAGAAC AGGAACCTAACGGAGCTGGTGGTGGCCGTGACTGACGAGAACATCGTGGCGCTGTTCGCGGCGCTCCTGGCGGAGAGAAGAGTCCTGCTCACCGCCAGCAAACTCAGCACA CTGACCTCGTGCGTCCACGCGTCCTGCGCGCTCCTGTACCCCATGCGCTGGGAGCACGTGCTGATCCCCACGCTACCCCCACACCTGCTGGACTACTGCTG CGCGCCCATGCCCTACCTCATTGGAGTGCACGCCAGTCTCGCCGAG AGAGTACGAGAAAAAGCTCTGGAGGACGTCGTGGTGCTGAACGTCGACGCCAATACTTTGGAGACAACATTTAACGATGTGCAGGCGCTGCCTCCAGACGTG GTGTCCCTGCTGAGGCTCCGACTCAGGAAGGTCGCCCTGGCCCCCGGGGAAGGGGTGTCTCGTCTCTTCCTCAAAGCCCAGGCCCTGCTCTTCGGAGGGTACCGCGATGCACTCGTCTGCAGCCCG GGCCAGCCAGTGACCTTCAGTGAGGAAGCCTTCTTGGCCCAGAAGCCTGGGGCACCTCTGCAGGCCTTCCACCGGCGGGCTGTGCACCTGCAGCTGTTCAAACAG TTCATCGAAGCCCGACTGGAGAAGCTCAACAATGGGGAGGGCTTCTCAGATCAATTCGAGCAGGAGATCACCGGCTGCGGGGCCTCCTCAG GGACCATTCGATCCTATCAGCTCTGGGCAGACAATCTAAAG AAAGGCGGTGGTGCTCTCCTGCACTCAGTCAAGGCCAAGACCCAACCAGCAGTCAAGAACATGTATCGCTCG GCCAAGAGTGGCTTGAAGGGGGTGCAGAGCCTTCTAATGTATAAG GATGGGGACTCCATCCTGCAGAGGGGGGGCTCTCTGAGGGCCCCAGCCCTTACCAGCCGCTCAGACCGCCTGCAGCAACGCCTCCCAATCACTCGGCACTTTGGACAG AACCGGCCCCTTCGCCCCAGCAGGAGACGCCAGCTGGAAGAGGGACCTTCCGAGCCCCCAGGGGTGGG GACACCCCCTCTGAGTCCTGAGGATGAGGGGTGCCCGTGGGCAGAAGAAGCTCTGGACGGCAGCTTCTTAGGGTCTGGAGAAGAACTGGATTTGTTGAGCGAGATTCTGGACAGCCTTAGCGTGGGAGCCAAGAGTGCAGGCAGCCTGAGACCGAGCCAGAGTTTAGACTGCTGTCACAGAGGAGACCTGGACAGCTGCTTCAGCCTG CCTAACATACCAAGATGGCAACCAGACGATACGAAACTACCAGAGCCAGAGCCCCAGCCCCTGTCCCTGCCATCCCTGCAAAGCACCTCATCTTTGGATGCCACCAGCTCTTCAAAGGACCCTAGGTCCCAGCTAATACCCTCAGAGTCCGACCAAGAAATCATCTCTCCATCCCAGTCCTCAACAGCTTCTGCAGACGCAAGCAGCCGAGGGGACCCCGAACCCTCTCCTCTCACAGAGCCCCTAATTCTTCATCTCGCCCCTTCCCACAAGGCAGCTGAAGATTCTAGAACCCAGGAAAACCCCGCTTCCTGGCTGTCCACTGCacccactgagcccagccctccAGAAAGCCCCCAAATTCTGGCCCCCACAAAGCCCAACTTTGATATAGCCTGGACGTCCCAGCCCCTTGATCCTTCCTCAGACCCCAGTTCTCTGGAGGACCCCAGAGCCCAGTCTCCCAAGGCCCTGCTAGCAGAGCACGCTCACCTCCAGCCACTCAAGGAACCAGGAGCCCCGAATTCCCCTGCTACACCCACCAGCAACTGGCAAAAGCTCCAGCCCAGCAGCCGGCCCAGAGTCGCTGATCTTAAGAAGTGCTTTGAGGGTTAA
- the TUBB4A gene encoding tubulin beta-4A chain isoform X4, translating to MDSVRSGPFGQIFRPDNFVFGQSGAGNNWAKGHYTEGAELVDAVLDVVRKEAESCDCLQGFQLTHSLGGGTGSGMGTLLISKIREEFPDRIMNTFSVVPSPKVSDTVVEPYNATLSVHQLVENTDETYCIDNEALYDICFRTLKLTTPTYGDLNHLVSATMSGVTTCLRFPGQLNADLRKLAVNMVPFPRLHFFMPGFAPLTSRGSQQYRALTVPELTQQMFDAKNMMAACDPRHGRYLTVAAVFRGRMSMKEVDEQMLSVQSKNSSYFVEWIPNNVKTAVCDIPPRGLKMAATFIGNSTAIQELFKRISEQFTAMFRRKAFLHWYTGEGMDEMEFTEAESNMNDLVSEYQQYQDATAEEGEFEEEAEEEVA from the coding sequence GCCAATCCGGAGCCGGCAACAACTGGGCAAAAGGGCACTACACGGAGGGCGCGGAGCTGGTGGACGCCGTCCTGGATGTAGTCCGGAAGGAGGCCGAGAGCTGCGACTGCCTTCAGGGCTTCCAGCTGACCCACTCGCTGGGAGGTGGCACGGGGTCTGGGATGGGCACGCTGCTCATTAGTAAGATCCGCGAGGAGTTCCCGGACCGCATCATGAACACCTTCAGCGTGGTGCCCTCGCCCAAAGTGTCGGATACGGTGGTGGAGCCCTACAACGCCACGCTGTCCGTGCACCAGCTGGTGGAGAATACGGATGAGACCTACTGCATCGACAACGAGGCGCTCTACGACATCTGCTTCCGCACCCTCAAGCTGACCACCCCCACCTACGGGGACCTCAACCACCTGGTGTCGGCCACCATGAGCGGGGTCACCACCTGCCTGCGCTTCCCGGGCCAGCTGAACGCCGACCTGCGCAAGCTGGCAGTCAACATGGTCCCCTTTCCTCGCCTGCACTTCTTCATGCCTGGCTTCGCGCCCCTGACCAGCCGGGGCAGCCAGCAGTACCGGGCCCTGACGGTGCCTGAGCTCACCCAGCAGATGTTCGACGCCAAGAACATGATGGCCGCGTGCGACCCGCGCCACGGCCGCTACCTGACCGTGGCCGCCGTGTTCCGGGGCCGCATGTCCATGAAGGAGGTGGACGAGCAGATGCTGAGCGTGCAGAGCAAGAACAGCAGCTACTTCGTGGAGTGGATCCCCAACAACGTGAAGACGGCTGTGTGCGACATCCCGCCCCGCGGCCTGAAGATGGCTGCAACCTTCATCGGCAACAGCACGGCCATCCAGGAGCTGTTCAAGCGCATCTCCGAGCAGTTCACGGCCATGTTCCGGCGCAAGGCCTTCCTGCACTGGTACACGGGCGAGGGCATGGACGAGATGGAGTTCACCGAGGCCGAGAGCAACATGAATGATCTGGTATCTGAGTACCAGCAGTACCAGGATGCCACTGCCGAGGAGGGCGAGTTcgaggaggaggcggaggaggaggtGGCCTAG
- the CRB3 gene encoding protein crumbs homolog 3 precursor — protein MANPGLGLLLVLGLPFVLARWGRVWGQRLASSAYDSSTVVPSPTSSSSNGNLSQEAITAIIVVFSILAILLLAVGLALLVWKLREKRQTEGTYRPSSEEQVGARVPPTPNLKLPPEERLI, from the exons ATGGCGAACCCCGGGCTGGGGCTGCTCCTGGTGCTGGGCCTGCCGTTCGTGCTGGCCCGCTGGGGCCGAGTCTGGGGGCAAA GATTGGCCTCTTCTGCATATGACAGTAGCACTGTTGTGCCTTCACCCACCAGCTCCAGCTCCAATGGCAACTTG TCTCAGGAGGCCATCACTGCTATCATTGTGGTCTTCTCCATCCTGGCCATCTTGCTCCTGGCTGTGGGGCTGGCACTGTTGGTGTGGAAGCTTCGGGAGAAGCGGCAGACGGAGGGCACCTACCGGCCCAGCAGCGAGGAGCAGGTGGGTGCCCGTGTGCCACCGACCCCCAACCTCAAGTTGCCGCCGGAAGAGCGGCTCATCTGA
- the SLC25A23 gene encoding mitochondrial adenyl nucleotide antiporter SLC25A23 isoform X4 produces the protein MRGSPGDAERRQRWGRLFEELDSNKDGRVDVHELRQGLARLGGGNPDPGAQQGISSEGDADPDGGLDLEEFSRYLQEREQRLLLMFHSLDRNQDGHIDVSEIQQSFRALGISITLEQAEKILHSMDRDGTMTIDWQEWRDHFLLHSLENVEDVLYFWKHSTVLDIGECLTVPDEFSKQEKLTGMWWKQLVAGAVAGAVSRTGTAPLDRLKVFMQVHASKTNRLNILGGLRSMVLEGGIRSLWRGNGINVLKIAPESAIKFMAYEQIKRAILGQQETLHVQERFVAGSLAGATAQTIIYPMESSQEGRRDKRGNTSPPLRMLSEPHVYLFLFLLFLWLGHSDIATYPGHLGNVIFLSSGCVLAESYSFCMKAEGNKILEVWE, from the exons ATGCGGGGGAGCCCGGGTGACGCGGAGCGGCGGCAGCGCTGGGGTCGCCTGTTCGAGGAGCTGGACAGTAACAAGGATGGCCGCGTGGACGTGCACGAGTTGCGCCAGGGGCTGGCCAGGCTGGGCGGGGGCAACCCAGACCCCGGCGCCCAACAG GGTATCTCCTCTGAGGGTGACGCTGACCCAGATGGCGGGCTTGACCTGGAGGAATTTTCCCGCTACCTCCAGGAGCGGGAACAGCGTCTGCTGCTCATGTTTCACAGTCTTGACCGGAACCAGGACG GTCACATTGACGTCTCTGAGATCCAACAGAGTTTCCGAGCTCTGGGCATTTCCATCACGCTGGAGCAGGCGGAGAAAATTCTGCACAG CATGGACCGAGACGGCACAATGACCATTGACTGGCAAGAATGGCGCGACCACTTCCTGTTGCATTCGCTGGAAAATGTGGAAGACGTGCTGTATTTCTGGAAGCATTCCACG GTCCTGGACATTGGCGAATGCCTGACAGTGCCGGATGAGTTCTCAAAGCAGGAAAAACTGACGGGCATGTGGTGGAAGCAGCTGGTGGccggcgcagtggcaggcgccgtGTCACGGACAGGCACGGCCCCTCTGGACCGCCTCAAGGTCTTCATGCAG GTCCATGCCTCAAAGACCAACCGGCTGAACATCCTGGGGGGGCTTCGAAGCATGGTCCTCGAGGGGGGCATCCGCTCCCTGTGGCGCGGCAATGGTATTAATGTACTCAAGATTGCCCCTGAGTCAGCTATCAAGTTCATGGCCTATGAGCAG ATCAAGAGGGCCATCCTGGGGCAGCAGGAGACACTGCATGTGCAGGAGCGCTTCGTGGCTGGCTCCCTGGCTGGTGCCACAGCCCAAACCATCATTTACCCCATGGAG TCCAgccaggaaggaagaagagacaaAAGAGGAAACACCTCCCCACCTCTAAGGATGCTTTCTGAACCTCATGTgtacctctttctcttccttctattTCTTTGGCTAGGACATAGTGACATAGCCACATACCCAGGGCATCTGGGAAATGTCATCTTTCTTTCTAGTGGCTGTGTGCTTGCTGAAAGTTACAGTTTCTGTATGAAAGCAGAAGGGAACAAGATACTGGAGGTCTGGgaatga
- the DENND1C gene encoding DENN domain-containing protein 1C isoform X2 has protein sequence MQMVPKFCFPFDVEREPPSPVVQHFTFALTDLAGNRRFGFCRLRAGTQSCLCILSHLPWFEVFYKLLNTVGDLLAQDQVSEAEELLQNLFQQSLSGPQASVGLELGSGVTVSSGQGILPPIPGTSKPLSCFVAPDSGRLPSIPENRNLTELVVAVTDENIVALFAALLAERRVLLTASKLSTLTSCVHASCALLYPMRWEHVLIPTLPPHLLDYCCAPMPYLIGVHASLAERVREKALEDVVVLNVDANTLETTFNDVQALPPDVVSLLRLRLRKVALAPGEGVSRLFLKAQALLFGGYRDALVCSPGQPVTFSEEAFLAQKPGAPLQAFHRRAVHLQLFKQFIEARLEKLNNGEGFSDQFEQEITGCGASSGTIRSYQLWADNLKKGGGALLHSVKAKTQPAVKNMYRSAKSGLKGVQSLLMYKDGDSILQRGGSLRAPALTSRSDRLQQRLPITRHFGQNRPLRPSRRRQLEEGPSEPPGVGTPPLSPEDEGCPWAEEALDGSFLGSGEELDLLSEILDSLSVGAKSAGSLRPSQSLDCCHRGDLDSCFSLPNIPRWQPDDTKLPEPEPQPLSLPSLQSTSSLDATSSSKDPRSQLIPSESDQEIISPSQSSTASADASSRGDPEPSPLTEPLILHLAPSHKAAEDSRTQENPASWLSTAPTEPSPPESPQILAPTKPNFDIAWTSQPLDPSSDPSSLEDPRAQSPKALLAEHAHLQPLKEPGAPNSPATPTSNWQKLQPSSRPRVADLKKCFEG, from the exons ATGCAGATGGTGCCTAaattctgcttcccttttgatgTGGAAAG GGAGCCCCCCAGCCCCGTCGTGCAGCATTTCACCTTCGCCCTCACAGACCTTGCCGGCAACCGCAGATTTGGTTTCTGCCGCCTGCGGGCGGGTACCCAGAGCTGTCTCTGCATCCTCAG CCACTTGCCCTGGTTCGAGGTGTTTTACAAGCTACTGAACACGGTGGGAGACCTCCTAGCCCAGGACCAG GTCTCCGAGGCAGAGGAACTTCTTCAAAATCTGTTTCAGCAGTCCCTGTCTGGGCCCCAGGCCTCAGTGGGGCTGGAGCTG GGCAGCGGAGTGACCGTCTCCAGCGGGCAGGGTATCCTGCCCCCTATCCCGGGAACTAGCAAGCCG CTGTCCTGCTTCGTGGCCCCGGACTCCGGCCGCCTGCCCTCCATCCCTGAGAAC AGGAACCTAACGGAGCTGGTGGTGGCCGTGACTGACGAGAACATCGTGGCGCTGTTCGCGGCGCTCCTGGCGGAGAGAAGAGTCCTGCTCACCGCCAGCAAACTCAGCACA CTGACCTCGTGCGTCCACGCGTCCTGCGCGCTCCTGTACCCCATGCGCTGGGAGCACGTGCTGATCCCCACGCTACCCCCACACCTGCTGGACTACTGCTG CGCGCCCATGCCCTACCTCATTGGAGTGCACGCCAGTCTCGCCGAG AGAGTACGAGAAAAAGCTCTGGAGGACGTCGTGGTGCTGAACGTCGACGCCAATACTTTGGAGACAACATTTAACGATGTGCAGGCGCTGCCTCCAGACGTG GTGTCCCTGCTGAGGCTCCGACTCAGGAAGGTCGCCCTGGCCCCCGGGGAAGGGGTGTCTCGTCTCTTCCTCAAAGCCCAGGCCCTGCTCTTCGGAGGGTACCGCGATGCACTCGTCTGCAGCCCG GGCCAGCCAGTGACCTTCAGTGAGGAAGCCTTCTTGGCCCAGAAGCCTGGGGCACCTCTGCAGGCCTTCCACCGGCGGGCTGTGCACCTGCAGCTGTTCAAACAG TTCATCGAAGCCCGACTGGAGAAGCTCAACAATGGGGAGGGCTTCTCAGATCAATTCGAGCAGGAGATCACCGGCTGCGGGGCCTCCTCAG GGACCATTCGATCCTATCAGCTCTGGGCAGACAATCTAAAG AAAGGCGGTGGTGCTCTCCTGCACTCAGTCAAGGCCAAGACCCAACCAGCAGTCAAGAACATGTATCGCTCG GCCAAGAGTGGCTTGAAGGGGGTGCAGAGCCTTCTAATGTATAAG GATGGGGACTCCATCCTGCAGAGGGGGGGCTCTCTGAGGGCCCCAGCCCTTACCAGCCGCTCAGACCGCCTGCAGCAACGCCTCCCAATCACTCGGCACTTTGGACAG AACCGGCCCCTTCGCCCCAGCAGGAGACGCCAGCTGGAAGAGGGACCTTCCGAGCCCCCAGGGGTGGG GACACCCCCTCTGAGTCCTGAGGATGAGGGGTGCCCGTGGGCAGAAGAAGCTCTGGACGGCAGCTTCTTAGGGTCTGGAGAAGAACTGGATTTGTTGAGCGAGATTCTGGACAGCCTTAGCGTGGGAGCCAAGAGTGCAGGCAGCCTGAGACCGAGCCAGAGTTTAGACTGCTGTCACAGAGGAGACCTGGACAGCTGCTTCAGCCTG CCTAACATACCAAGATGGCAACCAGACGATACGAAACTACCAGAGCCAGAGCCCCAGCCCCTGTCCCTGCCATCCCTGCAAAGCACCTCATCTTTGGATGCCACCAGCTCTTCAAAGGACCCTAGGTCCCAGCTAATACCCTCAGAGTCCGACCAAGAAATCATCTCTCCATCCCAGTCCTCAACAGCTTCTGCAGACGCAAGCAGCCGAGGGGACCCCGAACCCTCTCCTCTCACAGAGCCCCTAATTCTTCATCTCGCCCCTTCCCACAAGGCAGCTGAAGATTCTAGAACCCAGGAAAACCCCGCTTCCTGGCTGTCCACTGCacccactgagcccagccctccAGAAAGCCCCCAAATTCTGGCCCCCACAAAGCCCAACTTTGATATAGCCTGGACGTCCCAGCCCCTTGATCCTTCCTCAGACCCCAGTTCTCTGGAGGACCCCAGAGCCCAGTCTCCCAAGGCCCTGCTAGCAGAGCACGCTCACCTCCAGCCACTCAAGGAACCAGGAGCCCCGAATTCCCCTGCTACACCCACCAGCAACTGGCAAAAGCTCCAGCCCAGCAGCCGGCCCAGAGTCGCTGATCTTAAGAAGTGCTTTGAGGGTTAA
- the CRB3 gene encoding protein crumbs homolog 3 isoform X1, translated as MANPGLGLLLVLGLPFVLARWGRVWGQRLASSAYDSSTVVPSPTSSSSNGNLSQEAITAIIVVFSILAILLLAVGLALLVWKLREKRQTEGTYRPSSEEQFSHAAEARAPQDSKETVRGCLPI; from the exons ATGGCGAACCCCGGGCTGGGGCTGCTCCTGGTGCTGGGCCTGCCGTTCGTGCTGGCCCGCTGGGGCCGAGTCTGGGGGCAAA GATTGGCCTCTTCTGCATATGACAGTAGCACTGTTGTGCCTTCACCCACCAGCTCCAGCTCCAATGGCAACTTG TCTCAGGAGGCCATCACTGCTATCATTGTGGTCTTCTCCATCCTGGCCATCTTGCTCCTGGCTGTGGGGCTGGCACTGTTGGTGTGGAAGCTTCGGGAGAAGCGGCAGACGGAGGGCACCTACCGGCCCAGCAGCGAGGAGCAG TTCTCCCATGCAGCTGAGGCCCGGGCCCCTCAGGACTCCAAGGAGACGGTGCGGGGCTGCCTGCCCATCTAG